One genomic window of Streptomyces sp. NBC_01498 includes the following:
- a CDS encoding heavy-metal-associated domain-containing protein, protein MAAETTTQTEHGQTARPAGSCCSPGGSCHDGTAGAETAAAGAAAEVTTVYEVTGMTCGHCEGAVTDELSALTGVTSVKAEAATGRVTVVSQVPLDEDAVRAAVDEAGYELSGRS, encoded by the coding sequence ATGGCAGCAGAGACGACGACCCAGACGGAACACGGCCAGACCGCCCGGCCCGCCGGCTCCTGCTGCTCGCCCGGGGGCTCCTGCCACGACGGCACCGCCGGGGCGGAGACGGCGGCGGCCGGCGCGGCGGCCGAGGTGACCACCGTGTACGAGGTCACCGGCATGACGTGCGGCCACTGCGAAGGCGCCGTCACCGACGAACTCTCCGCGCTGACGGGTGTGACCTCGGTGAAGGCGGAGGCCGCCACCGGCCGGGTGACGGTGGTCTCGCAGGTCCCGCTGGACGAGGACGCCGTACGCGCGGCGGTCGACGAGGCGGGTTACGAGCTGTCCGGCCGGTCCTGA